In a single window of the Papaver somniferum cultivar HN1 chromosome 8, ASM357369v1, whole genome shotgun sequence genome:
- the LOC113301884 gene encoding protein SPT2 homolog gives MEGYENLDEYEDDGFIVDEEEKASDDGFIDDEEEHVSEEDEVEEEKVQEEVRKPTKDEMDYLKVRQELKEAMRRKMKKGNDSVTGNSQEREKPNYGSFFGPSQPAIARRVIEESKSLLENMHLAARVLKPNHTLQSQKSPTVPKATPKPGAGEQPPTVVSMEKQKARVLKEARDYSFLLSEDAELPAPAKVLPPQTGSVPNSDARSAQLTPKIPKSESNTSRRPPVAGDNRMQSKQGQRKPIPDGRLDSTSVKHRKQLGSSTGNGSSRSQEEKGLTPETSVQIKPSTLTMKTSVPDRAHTKDRDASLAVERKPPSDVQKTVLPRPHPSMSGQQKPLLKSQPSSSNMQRAPSKSHPHEQGKDVQEPDRSRLMPKQPVSCPTAPKVKTPKKLPSRPPAPKNSQRKRSMSPDPGNYQQIIRNLVNPGYDPRKYGNDRDDRSMEASFKEIELEEKRSARIAKEEDERERLLEEEEEKKEAEARMRKKRKLISQQ, from the coding sequence ATGGAAGGTTATGAGAATTTGGATGAGTATGAGGACGACGGATTCATCGTAGATGAGGAAGAAAAGGCGTCTGATGACGGATTTATCGACGATGAGGAAGAACATGTgtctgaagaagatgaagttgaggaAGAGAAAGTGCAAGAAGAGGTAAGGAAGCCTACGAAAGACGAGATGGATTACCTCAAAGTTAGGCAGGAGTTAAAAGAAgcgatgaggaggaagatgaagaagggaaACGATTCTGTCACCGGAAATTCCCAAGAGAGGGAGAAGCCTAATTATGGTTCCTTTTTTGGCCCCTCTCAGCCTGCTATTGCGCGAAGAGTCATCGAAGAAAGCAAGTCATTGCTGGAAAATATGCATCTGGCAGCTAGAGTTTTAAAACCCAATCATACTTTGCAGAGCCAGAAGAGTCCTACTGTCCCAAAAGCTACCCCAAAACCTGGTGCAGGTGAGCAGCCTCCAACAGTTGTTAGCATGGAAAAACAGAAAGCGCGCGTCTTAAAGGAAGCGAGAGATTATTCATTTCTTTTATCTGAAGATGCTGAACTTCCAGCTCCTGCAAAAGTGCTTCCACCCCAGACTGGTTCTGTACCAAATTCTGATGCTCGATCAGCTCAACTGACGCCCAAAATCCCAAAGTCTGAGAGCAATACTAGCAGGAGACCACCTGTTGCTGGGGATAACCGAATGCAGAGTAAACAAGGGCAGCGTAAGCCGATTCCTGATGGTAGGCTTGATTCTACCTCAGTGAAGCATAGAAAACAGCTGGGCAGCAGTACTGGAAATGGGTCAAGCCGGAGTCAGGAGGAAAAAGGGTTGACCCCCGAAACCAGCGTTCAAATCAAACCCTCGACTCTGACTATGAAGACATCGGTTCCAGATAGAGCTCACACCAAGGATAGAGATGCTTCTTTAGCTGTTGAGAGAAAGCCTCCATCTGATGTGCAGAAAACAGTGTTACCTAGGCCACATCCTTCAATGTCAGGTCAGCAAAAACCATTGCTCAAGTCGCAGCCATCTAGCTCCAATATGCAGAGAGCGCCATCCAAGTCGCATCCACATGAACAGGGAAAGGATGTTCAAGAACCTGACAGATCCAGACTGATGCCCAAACAGCCAGTATCTTGTCCAACAGCTCCTAAGGTGAAAACTCCCAAGAAACTTCCATCTCGTCCTCCCGCGCCAAAGAACAGtcaaaggaagaggtctatgagTCCAGATCCGGGCAATTACCAACAAATTATTAGAAATTTGGTAAATCCAGGTTATGACCCTCGCAAATACGGTAACGATAGAGATGACAGAAGCATGGAGGCTAGTTTTAAGGAAATAGAGCTGGAAGAAAAGCGTAGTGCAAGAATTGCAAAAGAGGAGGATGAAAGAGAACGTCtcctcgaagaagaagaagagaaaaaagaagcgGAAGCCAGGATGAGGAAGAAGCGTAAACTAATCAGTCAGCAGTGA